A portion of the Syntrophales bacterium genome contains these proteins:
- a CDS encoding NAD(P)-dependent oxidoreductase, with translation MAEIRTDSFDSKTIAFIGLGNMGAPMAERLLRAGHQLRVYARRPATAAPLAALGAAVAVSPDAASRGADFVCVMVTNTSDVEAVLLGPNGAIEGAVSGTLCIVFSTISAVAARNIALSLAEKGVAFIDAPVSGGVRAACEGSLAIMVGGEPEALEKARPLLELLGKAITHVGPVGSGQLAKACNQIVQVVNIQGIAEAMHFARENGGDLEKILAAIAPGFAGSRMLGMMGPKMAKRDFSAGIEARLHEKDFRIVKEIADNAGIDLPVVTLVARQLRVLMEKGWGYDDTSSLLRVLEAQQGRDV, from the coding sequence ATGGCCGAGATAAGAACAGACAGCTTTGACTCAAAAACAATTGCCTTTATCGGGCTGGGGAATATGGGAGCGCCGATGGCGGAGCGTTTGCTCCGAGCAGGCCACCAGTTACGCGTCTATGCGCGGAGGCCGGCAACAGCGGCGCCGCTTGCCGCGCTGGGGGCCGCTGTTGCTGTAAGCCCAGACGCTGCCTCCCGGGGAGCGGATTTTGTTTGTGTCATGGTAACCAATACAAGTGACGTCGAAGCCGTTCTGCTCGGGCCGAACGGCGCCATAGAGGGTGCTGTTTCCGGAACGCTTTGCATCGTTTTCAGCACCATTTCCGCCGTCGCCGCGCGCAATATTGCCCTGTCGCTTGCGGAAAAGGGGGTCGCTTTTATCGACGCCCCCGTTTCCGGCGGCGTCAGGGCGGCCTGCGAAGGATCGCTTGCCATTATGGTCGGAGGCGAGCCGGAAGCGCTGGAAAAAGCCAGGCCGCTTCTGGAGCTTCTGGGAAAGGCGATTACCCATGTCGGCCCGGTTGGCAGCGGCCAGCTTGCCAAGGCCTGCAATCAGATTGTCCAGGTTGTCAACATCCAGGGCATCGCCGAAGCGATGCATTTTGCCCGGGAAAATGGAGGCGATCTGGAAAAAATCCTTGCCGCCATCGCCCCGGGATTTGCCGGAAGCCGCATGCTGGGCATGATGGGGCCCAAGATGGCGAAACGGGATTTTTCCGCCGGGATCGAGGCGCGCCTGCATGAGAAGGATTTCCGCATTGTCAAGGAAATAGCCGACAATGCCGGCATTGATCTGCCCGTGGTAACCCTGGTCGCGCGACAACTAAGGGTTCTGATGGAAAAGGGCTGGGGATACGATGACACCTCCTCGCTGTTGCGGGTTCTGGAGGCGCAGCAGGGGAGAGACGTTTAA